A genomic window from Thunnus thynnus chromosome 12, fThuThy2.1, whole genome shotgun sequence includes:
- the LOC137193546 gene encoding proenkephalin-A-like yields the protein MAASAHSSCVWMLLLGTCVSLVVGTDCGKECALCVYRLLGQQSGFSSLTCSLECDGGLDSQKLRLCQDILLEEENHIPLNEDPRQQQEQEAASTITADDEDATSPEHQLAKKYGGFMKRYGGFMSRRSSSPEGALEDAGNQDEEENVRLEILKILNAAAEHSSEGGEAVKRYGGFMRRAEGGVAQGDLLEAVLGRGLKKRYGGFMRRVGRPEWLVDSSKSGGVLKRAWENGSELQKRYGGFMD from the exons ATGGCTGCCTCCGCACACAGCAGCTGCGTGTGGATGCTGCTTCTGGGCACCTGTGTGTCGCTGGTGGTTGGAACGGACTGCGGGAAGGaatgtgcactgtgtgtgtacCGTCTGCTGGGACAGCAGTCTGGTTTCTCCTCCTTG ACATGCTCACTTGAGTGTGATGGTGGGTTGGACAGTCAGAAGCTCCGCCTCTGCCAGGACATCCTATTGGAAGAGGAAAACCACATTCCTCTCAATGAGGACCCCCGTCAACAGCAAGAACAGGAAGCAGCAAGCACCATTACGGCTGACGATGAGGATGCAACATCACCAGAACACCAGCTGGCCAAGAAGTATGGCGGCTTCATGAAGCGTTATGGTGGTTTCATGTCTCGTCGTTCCTCCTCCCCAGAGGGGGCACTAGAGGATGCTGGAAACCAAGACGAGGAAGAAAATGTCCGCCTGGAGATCCTAAAGATCCTCAATGCAGCGGCTGAGCACAGCAGTGAGGGGGGTGAGGCAGTGAAGAGGTACGGAGGCTTCATGCGTCGGGCTGAAGGAGGGGTGGCCCAGGGTGACCTGCTGGAGGCGGTGTTAGGCCGTGGGCTGAAGAAACGCTACGGAGGGTTCATGAGGCGCGTGGGCAGGCCTGAGTGGCTGGTGGACAGCAGCAAGAGTGGGGGGGTGTTGAAACGTGCATGGGAGAACGGCAGCGAGCTACAGAAGAGGTACGGGGGGTTCATGGACTAG